Proteins encoded in a region of the Halanaerobiaceae bacterium ANBcell28 genome:
- the cysC gene encoding adenylyl-sulfate kinase, with protein MVEKKLNNNIVWHNGKVSYQDRCENLGQKGIVLWFTGLSASGKSTIAVELEKALLEKGKTTYRLDGDNIRHGLNSDLGFSSQDRKENIRRIAEVAALFRDAGIITLASFITPYKESRELARNSIGDEFFKEIYVKADIETCQKRDPKGLYKKALAGEIKDFTGVSAPYEEPIDPFLVLDTDKLTVEECVNKIFELID; from the coding sequence ATGGTAGAGAAAAAGCTTAATAATAATATTGTCTGGCATAATGGAAAGGTATCATATCAGGATAGGTGTGAAAATTTAGGGCAAAAAGGTATAGTTTTATGGTTTACCGGACTTTCGGCTTCAGGGAAGTCAACTATAGCTGTAGAACTGGAAAAGGCTTTACTGGAAAAAGGGAAAACTACTTATCGTCTGGATGGAGATAATATCAGACATGGCTTAAATAGCGACTTGGGATTTTCTTCACAAGATAGAAAAGAAAATATTCGGAGAATAGCAGAAGTAGCAGCGCTTTTTAGAGATGCTGGTATTATTACCCTTGCTTCATTTATCACTCCTTACAAAGAATCCAGGGAACTTGCCCGTAATTCTATTGGAGATGAATTTTTTAAAGAAATATATGTGAAAGCAGATATAGAAACCTGTCAGAAACGTGATCCAAAGGGCTTATACAAAAAGGCCCTGGCAGGAGAAATTAAAGATTTTACTGGAGTTTCTGCACCTTATGAAGAACCAATAGACCCATTTCTTGTTTTGGATACTGATAAATTGACAGTAGAGGAATGTGTCAATAAAATCTTTGAATTGATAGATTAA